The window TTCTGGGCATTGCTGCCCGTCGGGGCCTTCTGCGCGAGTTCGATCAGACGGAGAACGAGCGCGTCGTCGACGGGATCCGTCTTCAATCGACGAATTGCACGCTGCGTGCTCATCGCCTCTTCGAGGGGCATGGCGAAGGGGCTCTGTTGCGTCTGCGTTCCTGCCTCGGACATGGCGGACCTCCTGTCGGCTGCTCCGAACCCAAGCACGCCGCGGGCGGAGAATCACGCCGGCTCGGGAAGCCGATCGACAGCGTTTCCGCACCCCATCATGATCGCCCTCATGACCGGTGATCTCCTTGCCCGGACACCGACAGCGGCGTCTTCGACGACGTCGAGGTTTACGATCCGGCGACGGACAGCTGGGCCGTACTGCCCCCAATGGCCGAGCCGCGACAAGGCATGGTCGCCGCGGCTCTCGGGAACCGGATCTACGTCCCCGGCGGTGCCATCCGGCAGGGCTTCGTTCTCGAGTTTGACCGTTGCGCAGGCGCCTCCCCTCAACTCGGCCCGGCCGCGTCAGAAGGAGCCGGTCAGGAGATGTCGAGCACCGTTCGAATCCCACGGCTCGTCCGCAGGTCCTCGAGGGCCCCATTGATCTCGCTGAGAGGCCGGCGGCCCGTGATCAGCGCGTCCAGATCGAGCCGCCCGTTCTGCCAGAGCGCGATGTAACGAGGGATGTCCCGCAACGAGTTCGCGCCGCCGAGCACCGTCGACAGGATTTTTTTGCCGGTGATGACGAAGGCGGCGGGCATCAGAGTAAAGAGCTCCTCCAGCGGCGGCGCGCCCACGCAGACCAAGGTGCCCCCATTCCGGATCGCAGCCAGTCCGGTTTCGAGAAGTGCCGAGCGTCCGGCCGCCTCGAACGCGTAGTCGAACCCGACACCGGTGATCTCCATCCCGCGCGCGAGCACGTCCTCGGTCGTCGGGTCGATGAAGTCGGTCGCGCCGAGAGCTCGGGCGGAGTCACGACGCTCCGCGACAGGGTCCGAAACCACGATCCGCGCGGCACCCGCCAGGCGCGCCCCCTGCACGACCGAGAGCCCGATCCCGCCGAGGCCCAGAACGAGAACCGTCGCGCCCTCTTCCACCTGGGCCGTATTCAACACCGCCCCGACACCGGTCTGGACCGCGCAACCGATCACGCACGCGACATCGAGTGGGACGTCCGATGGGATCTTCACCGCGCCATTCGCGTCGGCAACCACGTTCTCCGCGAAGGCAGCGACGTTCAGTCCGCGATACACCGTCTGGTCTCCGATCGAGAGACCGGTCGTTCCGTCGACGAAGGTATTGGAGATCAAGCCCGCCGTCCGAACGCACACGGATGAGTCGCCGCGCAGACAAAAGTAGCAGGTCCCGCACGGCGGACAGGGTGTGAGAACGACATGATCGCCTTCGGCGAGCGACTCCACTCCAGGGCCAAGCTCTTCGACGACGCCGGCGGCCTCGTGCCCGAGGATGACGGGCAGCGCTGCCGGGAATGCACCGTCGATCACGCTCAGGTCGGAGTGACAGACCCCGCAATTGCAGACGCGCACACGCACCTGACCGGGACCGGGTGCCTGAATCTTCACGTCGTCGCGAATGACGACGCCCTTACCCTGCTCCTCGAGGACGGCTGCTTTCATGGATTCTCCGGAAAGTTCGGGGCGCCGGGCGGCACCCAATCAGGTGTCCCCTGTTTCCGACATGCAGGAGCGGCGCCCGCAACGAGCCCTAGGTCGACGGCGGTGCACTAGGACTTTCGGGCGACCTTCTCCAGGTGCTCGACTTGGCCGTCGTCCCGACTGTGCAGCACCTCGTTGTAGTTCTTGCCGCGATGCGGTCGCGTGCCGGGACGCGTATAGCCGGTGACGGCGCTGATCCGGTACGTGTCGACTCCCGCCGAGGCGGGCGACGGAGCGGCGTGCATCGTATCGCCGTAGTGCAGAGAGACATCACCCGCCTCCGCGTTGAAGATCGCGCCGCGCGGGGCCTTCGGGTGGTTAGGATCGATCGGGCCGCAGCCCGCCTGCCACGACCCAGGAAGAAAGCGCAGGTCTCCGGCATCGGGATTGGATGGAGTGAGAAAGACCGATGCGATCAAAACCGGGCACATCGCCGCGTGACCACCCATCCCGCAGTCGCGGTGCCAGGGCAAGTCACCGAGCCCCTCGCACATGTTCGGGTTCTTCCAGATC of the Candidatus Binatia bacterium genome contains:
- a CDS encoding Zn-dependent alcohol dehydrogenase — encoded protein: MKAAVLEEQGKGVVIRDDVKIQAPGPGQVRVRVCNCGVCHSDLSVIDGAFPAALPVILGHEAAGVVEELGPGVESLAEGDHVVLTPCPPCGTCYFCLRGDSSVCVRTAGLISNTFVDGTTGLSIGDQTVYRGLNVAAFAENVVADANGAVKIPSDVPLDVACVIGCAVQTGVGAVLNTAQVEEGATVLVLGLGGIGLSVVQGARLAGAARIVVSDPVAERRDSARALGATDFIDPTTEDVLARGMEITGVGFDYAFEAAGRSALLETGLAAIRNGGTLVCVGAPPLEELFTLMPAAFVITGKKILSTVLGGANSLRDIPRYIALWQNGRLDLDALITGRRPLSEINGALEDLRTSRGIRTVLDIS